In Carya illinoinensis cultivar Pawnee chromosome 9, C.illinoinensisPawnee_v1, whole genome shotgun sequence, the following are encoded in one genomic region:
- the LOC122276492 gene encoding probable E3 ubiquitin-protein ligase LOG2, whose amino-acid sequence MTCGSTSFPISESRVRRFWIFSQFGTSEFGKGNSMGNICSSCVNGRRRHGSRRTHPPPPPQAPPQPEISPNQYVFAAATPYPSQYPNPSNPPHPYYQYPGYYAPPPPAMPMPIPAPYDHHHRGTGGPHSHPHPSVDPAQAHANWVGGRYPCGPVMTPPAPYIEHQKAVTIRNDVNLKKETLRIEPDEENPGQFLVSFTFDATVAGSITVIFFAKEGEDCNLTPMKENLLAPVTVHFQQGLGQKFRQPSGTGIDFSIFEETELLKVGDMEIYPLAVKAEATPVNDDGTGTDGNPIPPTTNSQITKAVLEKEKGEYQVRVVKQILWVNGMRYELQEIYGIGNSVESDLDGNDPGKECVICLSEPRDTTVLPCRHMCMCSECAKVLRFQTNRCPICRQPVDRLLEIKVNNGSEE is encoded by the exons ATGACATGCGGATCCACTTCGTTTCCTATAAGTGAAAGCAGAGTGAGAAGATTTTGGATTTTCTCTCAGTTTGGCACCTCGGAATTCGGGAAGGGAAATTCTATGGGAAACATCTGTAGTAGCTGCGTGAACGGCCGTCGCAGACACGGGAGCAGGCGGACCCACCCGCCCCCTCCTCCTCAGGCCCCACCGCAGCCGGAGATCTCCCCCAACCAGTATGTGTTCGCCGCCGCTACGCCATACCCTTCCCAGTACCCGAACCCTTCAAATCCTCCCCACCCGTACTACCAGTACCCTGGCTACTATGCCCCTCCACCGCCGGCTATGCCGATGCCTATACCGGCCCCCTACGACCACCACCACCGCGGTACCGGTGGTCCTCATTCTCATCCTCATCCCTCCGTGGACCCTGCCCAGGCGCATGCCAATTGGGTCGGCGGGAGGTACCCCTGTGGGCCCGTCATGACTCCTCCCGCCCCCTATATCGAGCACCAGAAGGCAGTTACCATACGGAACGATGTTAATCTCAAGAAAGAGACTTTGAGGATCGAACCGGACGAAGAAAACCCTGGGCAGTTCCTCGTATCCTTCACGTTCGATGCCACGGTTGCCGGCAG CATTACGGTAATTTTCTTTGCAAAAGAAGGTGAAGACTGTAACCTGACACCAATGAAGGAAAACCTACTTGCACCTGTGACAGTACATTTCCAACAAGGTCTGGGCCAGAAGTTCAGGCAGCCCTCTGGAACTGGGATTGACTTCTCGATATTTGAAGAGACAGAGTTACTGAAAGTGGGTGACATGGAGATCTATCCTTTAGCAGTTAAAGCAGAGGCAACTCCTGTTAACGATGATGGAACTGGTACAGATGGAAACCCAATACCTCCAACCACCAATTCACAGATAACTAAGGCAGTCCTTGAGAAGGAGAAAGGTGAATACCAGGTGAGGGTAGTAAAGCAGATCTTGTGGGTCAATGGAATGAGGTATGAGCTGCAGGAGATATATGGGATTGGGAATTCTGTGGAGAGTGACTTGGATGGGAATGACCCAGGAAAAGAATGTGTCATCTGCCTGTCGGAACCACGGGACACAACCGTCCTACCCTGCCGACATATG TGTATGTGCAGTGAATGTGCAAAGGTTTTAAGGTTCCAGACAAACCGGTGCCCGATATGCAGACAACCAGTTGACAGGCTTCTGGAGATAAAGGTCAACAATGGATCTGAGGAATAA
- the LOC122277034 gene encoding uncharacterized protein LOC122277034, producing MDLKAVRYQILHGSIARRVLYRSFVIASAVSIIPLLHILSGSDSGIFASLATSDCAFNSDFSTAAMVPATYLFRARFLNPLWGSFQSVQCKETVNLTVNVVRELVDKKFLNFNAKALFVGEGSVFGVMALRDLGFSNVYGASRKHRFVSLNRKQLVNELDYKDNSFDFVLSRYNDQVSTPALLVLEMERTLFPGGIGAMLVGVSSIVPNGLIRSATPVSSLLKSSDVVHVGYVHNFTLVVFKKRFEDSSCFEQYRLPADCPSVTNNKPFMDQIEPLVEEKSMGLENWFSYLPKLMEVDTKKRLVYIDIGAGVHLNSNVMNWFLPSYPVDSKAFNVYFVDHNTSVLLSYVKKPGITFVYHPGLAGNWTPANLTSDEDVDPPLQNEGFNFFSWFKETVQHADFVVLKMNSGEVERKFLSELFESGAICFVDEMFLHCSEGADGGGALKGDCMDLFKGLRSRGVFVHQWWGD from the coding sequence ATGGATTTGAAGGCCGTGAGATATCAGATCCTACATGGCTCTATAGCCAGGCGCGTGCTTTATCGCAGTTTCGTAATCGCCTCGGCTGTTTCGATAATTCCCTTGCTGCACATCTTATCCGGTTCCGATTCGGGAATATTTGCTTCTTTGGCCACCAGCGACTGTGCCTTCAATTCAGACTTTTCAACCGCTGCTATGGTTCCGGCCACGTATTTGTTTCGTGCCAGGTTCCTGAATCCACTCTGGGGCTCATTTCAATCGGTGCAGTGCAAGGAAACTGTGAATTTGACCGTTAATGTGGTAAGAGAGCTTGTGGATAAGAAGTTCTTGAATTTCAATGCGAAAGCTCTCTTTGTTGGAGAAGGGTCGGTCTTCGGCGTGATGGCACTGCGAGATCTGGGGTTCTCCAATGTCTACGGTGCTTCTAGGAAGCACCGGTTTGTCTCTCTTAATCGGAAACAGCTTGTAAATGAGCTTGATTACAAGGACAATTCATTTGATTTCGTGCTGTCAAGGTATAATGACCAGGTTTCTACTCCTGCTTTGCTCGTTCTCGAAATGGAACGCACACTTTTCCCTGGTGGAATCGGCGCCATGCTTGTGGGTGTTAGCAGCATCGTCCCAAATGGATTGATCAGATCTGCAACCCCAGTTTCATCGTTACTGAAAAGTTCGGATGTTGTGCATGTTGGTTATGTGCACAACTTTACTCTGGTTGTCTTCAAGAAAAGATTCGAAGATTCCAGTTGTTTTGAGCAGTATCGCCTTCCGGCCGACTGCCCGTCTGTCACAAATAACAAGCCTTTCATGGACCAAATTGAGCCTCTTGTGGAGGAAAAATCAATGGGGCTTGAGAACTGGTTTTCTTATCTGCCCAAGCTTATGGAGGTTGATACTAAAAAGCGGTTGGTCTATATTGATATTGGGGCAGGGGTGCATCTGAACTCTAATGTTATGAACTGGTTTTTGCCCTCTTATCCAGTGGATAGCAAAGCATTCAATGTTTACTTTGTTGACCATAACACTTCAGTTCTGCTATCCTACGTCAAAAAGCCTGGAATAACTTTTGTATATCATCCGGGTTTGGCAGGAAACTGGACTCCTGCCAACCTTACTTCCGATGAAGATGTCGATCCGCCTTTGCAAAACGAagggtttaatttcttttcttggttTAAAGAAACAGTGCAGCAtgctgattttgtggttctGAAGATGAACTCAGGCGAAGTAGAAAGGAAATTCCTCTCTGAGTTATTTGAAAGTGGTGCAATATGCTTTGTAGATGAGATGTTCCTTCACTGCTCGGAGGGAGCAGATGGTGGAGGTGCGTTAAAGGGAGACTGCATGGACCTCTTCAAGGGGCTTAGAAGCCGTGGTGTCTTTGTCCATCAATGGTGGGGAGACTAG